The Aedes aegypti strain LVP_AGWG chromosome 3, AaegL5.0 Primary Assembly, whole genome shotgun sequence genome contains a region encoding:
- the LOC5564792 gene encoding probable ATP-dependent RNA helicase DDX56, giving the protein MGDTDEKKPLNFHQMELDDRILKGIAKLGWLCPTLIQEKAIPLLLEGKDVLVRARTGSGKTAAFSIPVIQKILNYKQDAKEQQTTVVILAPSKDLCHQIAKVIEDLTIKCGRLVRCVDLSTKVDKVALKHILAERPDIVVSTPAKLVSQLQEGNISVKDSLQTLVVDEADLMFTFGFENDLKTVLDYFPSVHQSILASATLEKDVMELKKIILHNPVILKLEEPEMAPASQLAHYHILAEEVDKAAVLYTLFKLQLVKGKSIIFVNSIDRCYRLKLFLEQFSIRSCILNSELPAKIRCHTVNQFNQGLYDIIIASDELHVLDPSVNEKKGQKKKMIKQIAKQVESEAGVSRGIDFQFVSNVINFDFPKDVNAYIHRAGRTARGNNTGSVLSLVSIEEKEAMDAVEDHLRPGYEEGDQVLKSYHFKMEEVEPFRYRARDAWRAVTKFSIREARIKEIKTEMFNSEKLKSFFEENPRDLQALRHDRTLHTVKVQEHLGDVPEYIVPDSLKHVTGITTKRKKSFVPKKRKTEKADNPLMMEGIDYGKQRRV; this is encoded by the exons CACCGGATCAGGCAAAACAGCTGCTTTCTCCATTCCGGTCATACAGAAGATTCTCAACTACAAACAGGACGCAAAGGAACAGCAAACGACGGTAGTAATCTTGGCTCCCAGCAAGGATCTGTGCCACCAGATTGCGAAAGTCATTGAAGACCTCACGATCAAATGTGGCCGATTGGTGCGGTGTGTGGACCTGTCTACAAAAGTGGACAAAGTGGCTCTGAAACATATTCTGGCGGAACGACCAGATATTGTGGTGTCCACTCCTGCTAAGCTTGTCTCACAGCTTCAAGAGGGCAACATTTCCGTAAAAGACAGTCTCCAGACGCTGGTGGTGGACGAAGCTGACTTGATGTTCACCTTCGGTTTCGAGAATGATTTGAAAACAGTTCTGGATTACTTCCCCAGCGTGCACCAATCGATTCTGGCCTCGGCCACGCTGGAGAAGGACGTCATGGAACTGAAGAAGATCATTCTACACAATCCGGTGATTTTGAAGCTGGAGGAACCGGAGATGGCACCGGCATCGCAGCTAGCCCACTACCACATTCTGGCCGAGGAGGTCGACAAAGCGGCCGTTTTGTACACGTTGTTCAAGCTGCAGCTGGTCAAAGGGAAGAGCATCATTTTCGTCAATTCCATCGATCGGTGCTATAG GTTGAAACTATTCCTGGAACAGTTCAGCATAAGGTCTTGCATCTTGAATTCGGAGTTACCAGCAAAGATACGATGCCATACCGTGAACCAATTCAATCAG GGCCTTTACGACATAATCATTGCATCGGATGAACTGCACGTGCTGGACCCATCCGTTAACGAGAAGAAAGGTCAGAAAAAGAAAATGATCAAACAGATCGCCAAACAAGTTGAATCGGAAGCAGGGGTTTCCCGCGGAATCGATTTCCAGTTTGTGTCCAACGTGATCAACTTTGACTTCCCGAAGGACGTGAATGCGTACATTCATCGCGCGGGAAGAACTGCCCGAGGAAACAATACCGGAAGCGTCCTCTCGTTGGTTTCTATCGAAGAGAAAGAAGCCATGGATGCTGTGGAGGATCATCTGCGGCCGGGTTACGAAGAGGGCGATCAAGTGCTAAA GAGCTATCACTTCAAGATGGAAGAAGTGGAACCCTTCCGGTACAGAGCTCGAGATGCTTGGAGAGCGGTAACGAAGTTTTCCATTCGTGAAGCCAGAATAAAGGAAATCAAAACGGAAATGTTCAATTCGGAAAAGCTTAAG AGCTTCTTTGAGGAAAACCCTCGTGATTTGCAAGCCCTTCGGCATGACCGTACATTGCACACGGTTAAGGTTCAGGAACATCTCGGTGACGTTCCGGAGTACATCGTTCCGGATTCGTTGAAGCACGTCACGGGAATTACAACCAAGCGGAAGAAGAGTTTTGTACCGAAAAAACGAAAGACGGAGAAGGCCGACAATCCACTTATGATGGAGGGAATCGATTACGGAAAGCAAAGACGTGTCTAA